One segment of Mycolicibacterium sp. YH-1 DNA contains the following:
- a CDS encoding primary-amine oxidase → MPARQTTELSHHHPLDPLDGSELTDVVDILRGSEFLHGADLFIFVQLEEPAKDSLDDWDRGTELDRVARAGIWRQHDCTLFEGLVSLTTRRVIGWRHRPDAKAPLLTTQVTAALDAARSNAEYMACLRRRGLADTSQLHLEAWSFGGVMPDHLAGRRVIWTPAWERRHDQGNPYAHPIHGCYAVIDLDSLEILQIEEHAEVPVPATAGDYRAGSTPTRAVAPLHITQPDGAGFSVDGHAINWQNWRLRVGFCPREGLIIHDVRYVDGGRQRRIAHRLSIAELVIPYGDPAPGTYRKCAFDTGEVFMGNSTNSLTLGCDCLGEIHYLDASFVDNTGIVRTITNAICLHEEDAGVLWKHTDTDGHVEVRRARRFVVSSIYTIDNYEYGYYWYFGQNGSIEFDAKLTGIVLTNAGKPGTPTPFATEVSPGLLAPNHQHIFCARLDLDIDGPTNRVVEVDTVAPPVGPLNPYGTAFTTQERLVTSEAHGARHADTRAGRHWQVFNPAHRNAMGQPPGYKLLPRSVVAPQALPSSGIGRRAAFMYADLWITARHDDERYPAGDYPILEPAGDDMTAWLADDESTTDADIVLWHVFGTTHVPRLEDWPVMPVDHAGFVLAPHGFFDRNPALDVPPAKADHCAPNSPLASARPTRLPVLRAQTR, encoded by the coding sequence CCCTGGACGACTGGGACCGCGGCACCGAACTGGATCGGGTGGCCCGAGCCGGCATATGGCGACAGCACGACTGCACGCTGTTCGAAGGCCTGGTGTCGTTGACGACCCGCCGGGTCATCGGTTGGCGACATCGACCCGACGCCAAGGCACCACTGCTGACGACACAGGTCACCGCCGCTCTGGATGCCGCACGATCGAACGCGGAGTACATGGCCTGCCTTCGCAGGCGCGGGCTCGCCGACACCAGCCAACTCCACTTGGAGGCCTGGTCTTTCGGCGGCGTGATGCCCGATCACCTTGCCGGCCGGCGGGTAATCTGGACACCGGCGTGGGAACGCAGGCATGACCAGGGCAACCCGTACGCACATCCGATCCACGGCTGCTACGCGGTGATCGACCTCGACTCCCTGGAGATCCTGCAGATCGAGGAACACGCCGAGGTCCCGGTGCCGGCCACCGCCGGCGACTACCGGGCCGGCTCGACACCGACTCGCGCGGTCGCGCCGCTGCACATCACCCAGCCCGACGGCGCGGGATTCAGCGTCGACGGTCACGCGATCAACTGGCAGAACTGGCGGCTACGCGTCGGGTTCTGCCCGCGCGAGGGTTTGATCATCCACGACGTCCGATACGTCGACGGCGGCCGGCAGCGCCGCATCGCGCACCGGTTGTCCATCGCCGAACTCGTTATTCCCTACGGCGATCCCGCGCCCGGAACCTACCGCAAATGCGCATTCGACACCGGCGAGGTCTTCATGGGAAATAGCACGAACTCCCTAACACTCGGATGTGACTGTTTAGGCGAAATTCACTATCTCGACGCGTCTTTCGTCGACAACACCGGGATCGTCCGGACCATCACCAACGCGATCTGCCTACACGAGGAGGACGCCGGGGTGCTGTGGAAACACACCGACACCGACGGGCACGTCGAAGTACGCCGGGCACGCCGCTTCGTGGTGTCGTCGATATACACCATCGACAACTACGAGTACGGCTACTACTGGTACTTCGGCCAGAACGGGTCGATCGAGTTCGATGCGAAACTCACCGGCATCGTGTTGACCAACGCAGGAAAGCCGGGAACACCGACACCGTTCGCGACCGAGGTGTCACCCGGGCTGTTGGCGCCCAACCACCAGCACATCTTCTGTGCGCGACTCGACCTCGACATCGACGGACCCACGAACCGGGTGGTCGAAGTCGACACCGTGGCGCCGCCAGTGGGTCCGCTCAATCCTTACGGCACGGCTTTCACCACCCAGGAGAGGCTGGTGACCAGCGAGGCGCACGGCGCACGGCACGCCGATACCCGCGCTGGGCGGCACTGGCAGGTCTTCAACCCGGCACATCGCAACGCCATGGGGCAGCCCCCGGGATACAAACTGCTACCGCGCAGCGTCGTGGCACCACAGGCGTTGCCCTCATCGGGTATCGGGCGACGGGCCGCGTTCATGTACGCCGACCTCTGGATCACCGCCCGGCACGACGACGAGCGCTACCCGGCTGGTGACTATCCGATTCTGGAGCCCGCAGGCGACGACATGACCGCGTGGCTCGCCGACGACGAGAGCACCACCGATGCCGACATCGTCCTGTGGCATGTATTTGGCACCACACATGTTCCACGCCTTGAGGACTGGCCGGTCATGCCCGTCGACCACGCCGGCTTCGTACTGGCCCCGCACGGCTTCTTCGACCGCAATCCGGCACTCGATGTCCCTCCCGCGAAAGCTGATCACTGCGCCCCGAATTCTCCATTGGCCAGCGCGCGACCGACTCGCCTGCCCGTACTTCGCGCACAGACTCGGTGA
- a CDS encoding GMC family oxidoreductase, with protein MSANESHAAVVNSGRPRAGRTHWDAVVCGGGTAGPAVAARLAEAGRQVLLVEAGPDYGPFSRGKWPVELTKAATIATTHDWGYVSGDELPGRDLPYERAKVIGGCSAHNGCTVSWGHSSDYDNWGQPGWSGDELLASFEVANADMRVRYFEEDEVLPLHDGFITSALKRGHARVDDLDTLNGVAGVGLQPSNAPDGVRWHAGFAYLDRVRHLTNITVAADSLIDRVIMSGTRAVGITAIDGEGRFDVYADLVVLTCGAYGTPAVLHRSGVGPAQDLRALGIEVIADNPGVGKNLHDHPSVKLVYSGTDLLVRETKHFAAMGHYMADEQAFLKLASSRCRDDAFDLHIYPAPGPERLPEIYINAVDPRSRGQLRLASADPAAAPLIDHGFLTDPEGHDHTVLADGVAISRDIASESAMAALLGTEIRFGPDADIAQAIYDNIIHYWHPVGSCAMGIACDAQGKVFGVENLVVGDASLFPQTPRATTGIPVVAAALRISDFLLD; from the coding sequence ATGTCTGCCAACGAATCTCACGCCGCAGTCGTCAACAGCGGACGGCCCCGAGCGGGCCGCACCCACTGGGACGCCGTCGTTTGCGGCGGCGGCACGGCCGGCCCCGCTGTCGCGGCCCGGCTCGCCGAGGCCGGGCGCCAGGTGCTGCTGGTCGAGGCGGGCCCCGACTACGGGCCCTTCTCGCGTGGAAAGTGGCCGGTGGAGCTGACGAAGGCCGCCACGATCGCGACCACACACGACTGGGGCTATGTCTCAGGTGACGAATTGCCCGGGCGCGACCTGCCGTACGAACGGGCCAAGGTGATCGGAGGATGCTCGGCGCACAACGGGTGCACAGTCTCCTGGGGCCACAGTTCCGACTACGACAACTGGGGGCAACCCGGCTGGTCGGGTGACGAACTCCTGGCGTCGTTCGAGGTGGCTAACGCCGACATGCGTGTCCGCTACTTCGAGGAGGACGAAGTCCTGCCGCTACACGATGGGTTCATCACCTCGGCGCTCAAGCGTGGCCATGCGCGCGTCGACGATCTGGACACGTTGAATGGTGTGGCCGGTGTCGGACTGCAGCCGTCCAATGCACCCGACGGAGTGCGCTGGCACGCCGGGTTCGCCTATCTGGACCGCGTCCGTCATCTAACGAACATCACCGTCGCCGCCGACTCGCTCATCGACCGCGTGATCATGAGTGGCACCCGCGCGGTGGGGATCACCGCCATCGATGGCGAGGGGCGTTTCGATGTCTACGCCGACCTGGTGGTGCTCACCTGCGGTGCCTACGGCACTCCGGCCGTGCTCCATCGTTCCGGTGTCGGACCGGCACAAGACCTCCGCGCGTTGGGGATAGAGGTGATCGCCGACAACCCGGGGGTCGGCAAGAACCTGCACGACCACCCCTCGGTCAAGCTCGTTTATAGCGGCACCGACCTACTGGTGCGGGAGACCAAGCACTTCGCGGCCATGGGCCACTACATGGCCGATGAGCAGGCGTTCCTGAAACTGGCCTCGTCGCGTTGCCGCGACGATGCGTTCGATCTGCACATCTACCCGGCACCAGGTCCGGAACGGCTACCTGAGATCTACATCAACGCCGTCGATCCGAGGTCCCGTGGACAGCTTCGGCTCGCCAGCGCGGATCCTGCGGCGGCCCCGCTGATCGATCACGGGTTCCTCACCGATCCGGAGGGCCACGACCATACGGTCCTGGCGGACGGTGTGGCGATCTCGCGCGACATTGCGAGTGAGTCGGCGATGGCTGCACTGCTCGGCACAGAGATCCGGTTCGGGCCCGATGCCGACATCGCACAGGCCATATACGACAACATCATTCACTACTGGCACCCCGTCGGCTCATGTGCGATGGGTATCGCCTGCGACGCGCAGGGCAAGGTGTTCGGTGTGGAGAACCTGGTGGTGGGCGACGCCAGCCTGTTCCCGCAGACGCCTCGGGCCACCACAGGTATTCCCGTCGTGGCCGCGGCATTGCGGATCTCCGACTTCCTCCTGGACTGA